Proteins from a genomic interval of Gadus macrocephalus chromosome 2, ASM3116895v1:
- the LOC132449939 gene encoding NADPH oxidase organizer 1-like: MDEQRYPISVRLIGVMHNENGKNYITSVLWSDQNEIVVYRGFLDFKKMHKQMKKAFPSNALKKSSRIIPKFKDHNKRGGGQKKGASRSVLRLKSLEKYCEELLSCDPRVTQSLDLIKFFHPTAQDLEPEYASNSIMVMPSEEGIGERNQGREHSVGNVTQPFVTETYRCVASYETKDTKNKPFKVAVDEKVEVLIKDKAGWWLVENEDKRLAWFPAPYLEKLEDGEDDEDDTTGIGALYTSVKNYKAANRDEVSVNIGSVVEVLQKSDNGWWLVRSGGKVGYVPTLYLQPHNNPRNRMVALQQDLRGSNVNLSQLQAPSLDGYNLSKRSHSQGDVVPLSQLQAPSLGGDNPKERSHSQGDILQLPSTAIKQRLGDDHRSNSMELQDTPGRVAAPSLPPKPYMGNASSPTAAPLPVIRVDSEDDHRYRSHTLESQESIGSFASDSSDFSFSDRSSNGSPTLNLGQSLNEQQLRLSRTPQPPTMSSNRLSPNTGKMTPSVSDPNLFKGPTTPKVPPRPRAEEILTRCTTVTRKNASMGKPAPTMSDIQSY, encoded by the exons atggacgAGCAACGATATCCCATCAGCGTGCGACTCATTGGAGTAATGCACAACGAGAATGGCAAA aaCTACATCACGTCGGTGCTTTGGTCAGACCAGAACGAAATTGTTGTTTACCGAGGCTTTCTGGATTTCAAGAAAATGCAT AAACAAATGAAGAAAGCGTTCCCGTCAAATGCGTTGAAGAAGTCCTCAAGAATCATCCCTAAATTTAAAG ACCACAATAAACGTGGTGGCGGTCAGAAAAAGGGCGCCAGCAGATCAGTCCTCCGCCTCAAGTCCCTTGAAAAGTACTGCGAAGAACTTCTGAGTTGCGACCCGCGGGTAACCCAATCCTTGGACCTCATAAAGTTCTTCCACCCCACCGCCCAGGACCTTGAGCCGGAGTACGCTAGTAACAG CATTATGGTCATGCCTTCGGAGGAGGGGATCGGCGAGAGAAACCAGGGCAGGGAACACAGCGTTGGCAACGTGACGCAGCCATTCGTCACGGAGACCTACCGCTGCGTTGCGTCGTATGAGACCAAAGACACGAAGAACAAGCCCTTTAAAGTAGCCGTTGATGAAAAAGTGGAAGTGCTCATCAAAGATAAAGCAG GATGGTGGTTGGTTGAAAACGAAGATAAGCGTTTGGCCTGGTTCCCCGCACCGTACCTGGAAAAGTTAGAGGACGGAGAAGACGATGAGGATGACACGACTGGGATAG GTGCACTGTACACTTCAGTGAAGAACTACAAGGCCGCCAATAGAGACGAGGTGTCTGTGAACATTGGATCTGTGGTGGAGGTTCTTCAGAAGTCTGACAACGGCTGGTGGCTCGTCAG ATCCGGTGGCAAGGTGGGCTACGTCCCCACCCTCTACCTGcaaccccacaacaacccccGCAACCGCATGGTTGCCCTCCAGCAGGACCTGCGCGGCTCCAATGTCAACCTGTCCCAGCTCCAAGCCCCCAGCCTGGACGGCTACAACCTCAGCAAACGCAGCCACTCCCAGGGCGACGTCGTACCACTGTCCCAGCTGCAAGCCCCCAGCCTGGGAGGCGACAACCCCAAGGAACGCAGCCACTCCCAGGGCGACATCCTCCAGCTCCCCTCCACGGCCATCAAGCAGCGCCTCGGAGACGACCACCGTTCCAACTCTATGGAGCTTCAAGACACCCCGGGTCGTGTGGCCGCTCCCTCTCTGCCACCCAAGCCCTACATGGGGAACGCCTCCTCCCCCACCGCGGCTCCCTTGCCCGTGATAAGGGTGGACTCAGAGGACGACCACCGCTACAGGAGCCACACACTGGAGAGCCAGGAGAGCATCGGCAGCTTTGCGAGCGACAGCAGTGACTTCAGCTTCAGCGACAGATCCTCCAACGGCAGCCCCACCCTCAACCTGGGCCAAAGCCTGAACGAGCAGCAGCTGCGGCTGAGCCGGACGCCGCAGCCCCCCACCATGTCGTCCAACCGCCTCAGCCCCAACACTGGCAAGATGACTCCCAGCGTGTCCGACCCCAACCTCTTCAAGGGGCCTACCACACCCAAGGTGCCTCCCAGGCCCCGTGCCGAAGAGATCCTGACCCGCTGCACCACCGTCACCCGCAAGAACGCCTCAATGGGCAAGCCGGCCCCGACCATGTCTGACATCCAGAGCTACTGA
- the tbl3 gene encoding transducin beta-like protein 3 isoform X1: MENTNLHFKTNYAASNKIEPFYKGGKVQISKDEKFIFCTCGSRVNILEISTGKIVHSIEQDDQEDITSFALSYDDEILVTASRALLLKQWDWKQAQCTRSWRAIHTIPIASMTFDPTSTLLATGGCDGTIKLWDIIKQYCTHNLKGSSGVVHLVHFHPDMSLLQLFSSSADCGIRLWDLRSSLCLCVLQSHFSAVTSLAFTASGDTMVSSGRDKICTVWDLKTRTATRTVPVYEAVEGVALLPDDQDLSQIGVQNHDLHFITAGSKGVLRVWEASTSRCVYTQTLPSATPAAGKEGGEPHDGDDPRSLTYLLTMGASHRVAAVTAEHNITLYQLPALSTQQQFVGYNDEILDVKFLGKNDSHIVVATNSCQLKVFELLTNSCQILYGHADTVLSLDVFKKGLLFASCAKDKSVRVWRMDGDSGQVVCVAQGSSHANSVGCITFSRMKESFLVSGSQDCTVKVWDLPDNITTTTGDLVGLSARVTEKAHDKDINSVAVSPNDKLLASGSQDRMAKLWSLGAPGAPGAPGAGPALLGVFRGHKRGVWAVCFSPVDQVLASSSADGTAKLWSLQDYSCLKTFEGHDASVLKIVFVSRGTQLLTSGSDGLVKLWTIKTNECVKTLDAHQDKVWGLHASRQDHKMVTGSSDSTITIWDDVTEVEQAEEQAKQEDQILKQQELSNLLHEKKYLKALGLAISLDQPHTVLTVIRAIRQSEDSRDLLERTLLKLRLDQKESLLRYCAVWNTNARSCLDAQAVLQVLLTHLAPEELLQYQGARGHLEGLIPYTERHMQRIGRLLQSSMFIDYMWQKMRVTGSSSIMGPDEEMDTSAVKDSTPLFVIDKETHGGSEHNLKEDDDEEEDDDDDLEDEELADEESVTKKAPANGRQVTNGTSNGGHHAGSEESSDDEGDNDGEEKDDKEAAEEEEEQNLSTKTTKGVTLHPRVQILTS, translated from the exons ATGGAAAACACCAACCTTCACTTCAAAACAAA CTATGCCGCTTCCAATAAAATTGAACCGTTTTATAAAGGCGGAAAGGTTCAG ATTAGCAAAGATGAGAAGTTCATCTTTTGCACTTGTGGATCCCGTGTCAATATTTTGGAAATAAGCACGGGGAAGATTGTGCACAGCATCGAGCAG GATGATCAAGAGGACATCACCTCCTTTGCGCTGAGCTATGATGATGAG ATCCTGGTGACAGCTAGCAGGGCTCTGTTGCTGAAGCAGTGGGACTGGAAGCAGGCACAGTGCACCCGCTCCTGGAGGGCCATTCACACCATACCTATAGCCAgcatgacctttgaccccacgTCCACGCTTCTTGCCACAG GTGGTTGTGATGGGACCATTAAGCTGTGGGACATAATAAAGCAGTactgcacacacaacctcaAGGGATCATCCGGTGTTGTTCA CCTGGTTCACTTCCACCCAGACATGAGCCTTCTGCagctgttctcctcctctgcgGACTGTGGCATCCGGCTGTGGGATCTGCGCTCCAGCCTGTGCCTCTGTGTGCTCCAGAGCCACTTCAGCGCCGTCACCTCGCTAGCCTTCACCGCCAGCGGGGACACCATGGTCAG CTCTGGCAGGGACAAGATCTGTACAGTGTGGGATCTGAAGACGCGGACAGCCACAAGAACCGTGCCGGTCTATGAG GCGGTGGAGGGTGTGGCATTGCTCCCAGATGACCAGGATTTGTCTCAGATTGGCGTTCAGAACCACGACCTGCACTTCATCACTGCGGGCAGCAAAG GTGTGTTAAGAGTCTGGGAGGCCAGCACATCCCGCTGCGTCTACACCCAGACGCTGCCCTCGGCCACACCCGCTGCCGGAAAGGAGGGCGGCGAGCCCCATGATGGCGACGACCCCCGCAGCCTGACCTACTTGCTGACCATGGGCGCCTCCCACCGGGTGGCGGCCGTCACGGCGGAGCACAACATCACGCTGTACCAGCTACCCGCACTCAGCACGCAACAACAG TTTGTGGGCTACAATGATGAAATTCTGGACGTCAAGTTCCTGGGGAAGAACGATAGCCACATCGTGGTGGCCACCAACAGCTGTCAGCTCAAGGTGTTTGAGCTCCTGACTAACAGCTGCCAGATCCTGTATGGACACGCAG ACACTGTGCTCTCTTTGGATGTCTTCAAAAAGGGCTTGCTCTTTGCTAGTTGTGCCAAG gacaaatctgtgcgtgtgtggagaATGGATGGAGACAGTGgccaggtggtgtgtgtggctcAAGGGTCCAGCCATGCTAACTCTGTGGGCTGCATCACCTTTTCAAG GATGAAGGAGTCGTTCCTAGTGTCTGGCAGTCAGGACTGCACAGTGAAGGTGTGGGACCTTCCTGACAACATCACGACGACAACGGGGGACCTGGTCGGACTGAGCGCACGTGTTACGGAAAAGGCTCACGACAAG GACATCAACAGCGTGGCGGTGTCACCCAACGACAAGCTGCTGGCGTCGGGGTCCCAGGACCGGATGGCCAAACTCTGGTCcctgggggccccgggggcccccggggccccgggtgCGGGCCCGGCCCTGCTCGGGGTGTTCCGGGGCCACAAGCGCGGGGTCTGGGCGGTGTGCTTCTCCCCCGTCGACCAGGTGCTGGCCAGCTCCTCGGCCGACGGCACGGCCAAGCTCTGGAGCCTGCAGGACTACAGCTGCCTCAAG ACATTCGAGGGACACGATGCGTCCGTTCTGAAGATCGTCTTCGTCAGCCGAGGAACACAGCTACTTaccag tGGTTCAGACGGCCTGGTGAAGCTGTGGACCATCAAGACCAACGAATGTGTGAAAACACTGGACGCCCACCAGGACAAGGTGTGGGGTCTTCATGCCAGCCGCCAGGACCACAAGATGGTAACGGGGTCGTCCGATTCCACCATCACCATCTGGGAT GATGTGACTGAGGTGGAGCAGGCGGAGGAGCAGGCCAAGCAGGAAGACCAGATACTCAA GCAGCAGGAGCTGTCTAACCTTCTCCATGAGAAGAAGTACCTGAAGGCCCTGGGTCTGGCCATCTCTCTGGACCAGCCACACACCGTGCTCACCGTCATCAGAG CCATCCGTCAGAGCGAGGACAGCCGTGACCTTTTAGAGAGGACGCTGCTGAAGCTCAGATTGGACCAGAAAG AGTCCCTGCTGCGCTACTGCGCCGTGTGGAACACCAACGCCCGCAGCTGTCTGGACGCCCAGGCCGTCCTGCAGGTGCTGCTGACGCATCTGGCCCCCGAGGAGCTGCTGCAGTACCAGGGGGCCCGGGGCCATCTGGAGGGCCTCATACCTTACACAG AGCGACACATGCAGAGGATCGGCCGCCTGCTCCAGTCATCCATGTTCATTGACTACATGTGGCAGAAGATGCGAGTGACTGGGTCCTCATCCAT CATGGGACCAGATGAGGAGATGGACACCTCTGCTGTCAAAGACTCCACGCCTCTGTTTGTGATTGACAAGGAGACTCACGGGGGTTCTGAACATAACCTcaaggaagatgatgatgaggaggaagatgatgacgatgaccTCGAAGACGAAGAGCTAGCCGATGAGGAGAGCGTCACGAAGAAGGCCCCTGCCAACGGGAGGCAGGTTACAAATGGAACTAGCAACGGAGGCCATCACGCCGGGAGTGAGGAGAGCTCAGACGACGAAGGCGACAACGATGGAGAAGAGAAGGATGACAAGGAAGcagcagaagaggaggaagaacaaAACTTGAGCACCAAAACAACCAAGGGGGTTACACTCCACCCACGTGTTCAGATCCTGACCAGCTGA
- the tbl3 gene encoding transducin beta-like protein 3 isoform X2, with amino-acid sequence MENTNLHFKTNYAASNKIEPFYKGGKVQISKDEKFIFCTCGSRVNILEISTGKIVHSIEQDDQEDITSFALSYDDEILVTASRALLLKQWDWKQAQCTRSWRAIHTIPIASMTFDPTSTLLATGGCDGTIKLWDIIKQYCTHNLKGSSGVVHLVHFHPDMSLLQLFSSSADCGIRLWDLRSSLCLCVLQSHFSAVTSLAFTASGDTMVSSGRDKICTVWDLKTRTATRTVPVYEAVEGVALLPDDQDLSQIGVQNHDLHFITAGSKGVLRVWEASTSRCVYTQTLPSATPAAGKEGGEPHDGDDPRSLTYLLTMGASHRVAAVTAEHNITLYQLPALSTQQQFVGYNDEILDVKFLGKNDSHIVVATNSCQLKVFELLTNSCQILYGHADTVLSLDVFKKGLLFASCAKDKSVRVWRMDGDSGQVVCVAQGSSHANSVGCITFSRMKESFLVSGSQDCTVKVWDLPDNITTTTGDLVGLSARVTEKAHDKDINSVAVSPNDKLLASGSQDRMAKLWSLGAPGAPGAPGAGPALLGVFRGHKRGVWAVCFSPVDQVLASSSADGTAKLWSLQDYSCLKTFEGHDASVLKIVFVSRGTQLLTSGSDGLVKLWTIKTNECVKTLDAHQDKVWGLHASRQDHKMVTGSSDSTITIWDDVTEVEQAEEQAKQEDQILKQQELSNLLHEKKYLKALGLAISLDQPHTVLTVIRAIRQSEDSRDLLERTLLKLRLDQKESLLRYCAVWNTNARSCLDAQAVLQVLLTHLAPEELLQYQGARGHLEGLIPYTERHMQRIGRLLQSSMFIDYMWQKMRVTGSSSM; translated from the exons ATGGAAAACACCAACCTTCACTTCAAAACAAA CTATGCCGCTTCCAATAAAATTGAACCGTTTTATAAAGGCGGAAAGGTTCAG ATTAGCAAAGATGAGAAGTTCATCTTTTGCACTTGTGGATCCCGTGTCAATATTTTGGAAATAAGCACGGGGAAGATTGTGCACAGCATCGAGCAG GATGATCAAGAGGACATCACCTCCTTTGCGCTGAGCTATGATGATGAG ATCCTGGTGACAGCTAGCAGGGCTCTGTTGCTGAAGCAGTGGGACTGGAAGCAGGCACAGTGCACCCGCTCCTGGAGGGCCATTCACACCATACCTATAGCCAgcatgacctttgaccccacgTCCACGCTTCTTGCCACAG GTGGTTGTGATGGGACCATTAAGCTGTGGGACATAATAAAGCAGTactgcacacacaacctcaAGGGATCATCCGGTGTTGTTCA CCTGGTTCACTTCCACCCAGACATGAGCCTTCTGCagctgttctcctcctctgcgGACTGTGGCATCCGGCTGTGGGATCTGCGCTCCAGCCTGTGCCTCTGTGTGCTCCAGAGCCACTTCAGCGCCGTCACCTCGCTAGCCTTCACCGCCAGCGGGGACACCATGGTCAG CTCTGGCAGGGACAAGATCTGTACAGTGTGGGATCTGAAGACGCGGACAGCCACAAGAACCGTGCCGGTCTATGAG GCGGTGGAGGGTGTGGCATTGCTCCCAGATGACCAGGATTTGTCTCAGATTGGCGTTCAGAACCACGACCTGCACTTCATCACTGCGGGCAGCAAAG GTGTGTTAAGAGTCTGGGAGGCCAGCACATCCCGCTGCGTCTACACCCAGACGCTGCCCTCGGCCACACCCGCTGCCGGAAAGGAGGGCGGCGAGCCCCATGATGGCGACGACCCCCGCAGCCTGACCTACTTGCTGACCATGGGCGCCTCCCACCGGGTGGCGGCCGTCACGGCGGAGCACAACATCACGCTGTACCAGCTACCCGCACTCAGCACGCAACAACAG TTTGTGGGCTACAATGATGAAATTCTGGACGTCAAGTTCCTGGGGAAGAACGATAGCCACATCGTGGTGGCCACCAACAGCTGTCAGCTCAAGGTGTTTGAGCTCCTGACTAACAGCTGCCAGATCCTGTATGGACACGCAG ACACTGTGCTCTCTTTGGATGTCTTCAAAAAGGGCTTGCTCTTTGCTAGTTGTGCCAAG gacaaatctgtgcgtgtgtggagaATGGATGGAGACAGTGgccaggtggtgtgtgtggctcAAGGGTCCAGCCATGCTAACTCTGTGGGCTGCATCACCTTTTCAAG GATGAAGGAGTCGTTCCTAGTGTCTGGCAGTCAGGACTGCACAGTGAAGGTGTGGGACCTTCCTGACAACATCACGACGACAACGGGGGACCTGGTCGGACTGAGCGCACGTGTTACGGAAAAGGCTCACGACAAG GACATCAACAGCGTGGCGGTGTCACCCAACGACAAGCTGCTGGCGTCGGGGTCCCAGGACCGGATGGCCAAACTCTGGTCcctgggggccccgggggcccccggggccccgggtgCGGGCCCGGCCCTGCTCGGGGTGTTCCGGGGCCACAAGCGCGGGGTCTGGGCGGTGTGCTTCTCCCCCGTCGACCAGGTGCTGGCCAGCTCCTCGGCCGACGGCACGGCCAAGCTCTGGAGCCTGCAGGACTACAGCTGCCTCAAG ACATTCGAGGGACACGATGCGTCCGTTCTGAAGATCGTCTTCGTCAGCCGAGGAACACAGCTACTTaccag tGGTTCAGACGGCCTGGTGAAGCTGTGGACCATCAAGACCAACGAATGTGTGAAAACACTGGACGCCCACCAGGACAAGGTGTGGGGTCTTCATGCCAGCCGCCAGGACCACAAGATGGTAACGGGGTCGTCCGATTCCACCATCACCATCTGGGAT GATGTGACTGAGGTGGAGCAGGCGGAGGAGCAGGCCAAGCAGGAAGACCAGATACTCAA GCAGCAGGAGCTGTCTAACCTTCTCCATGAGAAGAAGTACCTGAAGGCCCTGGGTCTGGCCATCTCTCTGGACCAGCCACACACCGTGCTCACCGTCATCAGAG CCATCCGTCAGAGCGAGGACAGCCGTGACCTTTTAGAGAGGACGCTGCTGAAGCTCAGATTGGACCAGAAAG AGTCCCTGCTGCGCTACTGCGCCGTGTGGAACACCAACGCCCGCAGCTGTCTGGACGCCCAGGCCGTCCTGCAGGTGCTGCTGACGCATCTGGCCCCCGAGGAGCTGCTGCAGTACCAGGGGGCCCGGGGCCATCTGGAGGGCCTCATACCTTACACAG AGCGACACATGCAGAGGATCGGCCGCCTGCTCCAGTCATCCATGTTCATTGACTACATGTGGCAGAAGATGCGAGTGACTGGGTCCTCATCCATGTAA